In the Cydia amplana chromosome 14, ilCydAmpl1.1, whole genome shotgun sequence genome, one interval contains:
- the LOC134654150 gene encoding sperm flagellar protein 2-like, which yields MAEILKEWLTERLQREIVWKAEEFGNMMKNGHIIASVLLSYNIINEEKHYLIRSSNAPVDIDNNWKYLQEWLHELEINLTATDLANVKEGKGTVLLRLFYQLFLHLDKMDRIDFIKRERKMVSDLVKKMDTRFKVDKIEEKEEGPTVDFLSKPLLNEKHFIEWQRKKAEEVKETFAYLRHKYVKALQNIEEKKTPCYYPTSKPKKLTEKDKKDMEIFSKKFPCETKNYTYEELLEMENKAAEESKSLMSSEWAQNYMENLYTRMHRKADSEEFQKQMTSALSSSMWNQTINEEETSLDTELAKKVLKLSQFEKQMCTQIMETKQQARNLFQNRVRAQNEFAEQRKKQFDQYLDNIKEHINSALDEIGFEKSRQDMLHKRLYAEKMKRKRQHYYEICYETMLSIVDYATRYAYFKKLIGDDIPEHYIHEWKMLYLKKQPIFEILEPTEDLLNEPALEEEVLPEVEEIIRLELDRQEAMNDGEFLEYHNYTGPWNLDHLIPNFDPESEERKFEYLGTRVLGHVVYTLLEIKYPYPPPRLPADLPEFTSKAILRNLPDRAITTAMQTLLDYRRIHVVRIEAAINYCLKQFKTEMVGCTDIELSFDKFVLAAQEEPEKELIRLMKSDDERTSKSLEPLPVIGTPPPNTKQTQTPKTLPEEEIVLSTPAELGKYAYQVLSGGDALTDYLLAAMIVEYIKAQDDIKGFVIINYPNSYRTAQILEETFSGCAPPGEESLTDKDDIYLEEAIANHRKVEKDQYKEIRKSMLVNNPHKRQNEKPFESYFTCYIQLKETEDILQELVIWDLIEENSELIERFYSVLGINYSMYYEFIEKDFLAQICKYIIGDCIASVTSNSDILFGENVLSNLNFPSSTDKRTKSKILKPEIAGGKSRDLAGKSKTNHSKQSISQSGLNVVKNPSSANISQEDTLIAIEAEEPVSVESENDELAEEVTVLAGEEDWDYGNIPFSQSIGTALATCWEEVEKIYLNDIKQLFFAIRLQMNSLALYVRFIKDKMTQIITLPSNKQDIVSQFQKEYNEFESDWRTVGVTKNEWHCRVKDLQSKLYHICDERKLHAEQKRHTFILDNWAMEELTAMANSYISCMQAEVNRSILSFQALHDFYFAQLKKLPPNERLSSKELTKINYDLSDEAESAATKKSSGEDKVFRQLRTAFLDLQIKNIQIDYSNNPFNIILDNNAKFALKVIKETNDSYRSLISKEYTELAKLVSAPKKKEESSSDQSVTSEEIFKANVLKCIDEWTMGINGEMYRASLRILALQYKCYQDMKLFNDIIYKTFMLVQNEINTYYLNEIESVDRLCKYIQLAVEDSRRIPESLILEHDTFIIDPNLLQFPPPAPPATPPIDDYVSDMEFKVAQLERLRSQFKIVAPSGIALQQAFIYLVQDFLIFGHETCDGSLVPQKWKRLDPEQVPKLVFQMFGDTAYVDWRDFLIYCTNLRFPSVEELLDLRHEFRCIDRDSTELIKKEGFITTELWFERDFDTQDPCEQLRKNLIKEFLFSLYETSKDTMNYSALLLALCKSPDPIEGFAAALSVAVGKKVCHSYEECNEIVCHLIKDKKYRDACRACALECTNRLLDKIISNVIDICVGTTITELQYDPVVESKKGKKGGKEKGSASKLKKGEQSTSQSARLSKENNLNIASTAKVQSAVEVRYTYICPPCQEDEPVDEKPQELKVEEEEKMLPEEDPNIAYAVSQKVIWNVLEICLPWHFVLLPEEKVTPYKDQVREILERLEVETDNGDIYVVHFLKEPVICKLLHKAKKFTAMSLLEEVRKMVL from the exons atggcaGAAATACTTAAAGAATGGCTGACGGAGAGGCTGCAACGGGAGATTGTGTGGAAAGCGGAAGAATTTGGTAACATGATGAAAAATGGACACATCATTGCAAGCGTTCTGCTCAGCTACAATATTATCAATGAGGAGAAACATTACCTCATCAGGTCTAGTAACGCCCCGGTAGACATCGATAACAACTGGAAATATTTACAGGAATGGTTACATGAACTAGAAATTAATTTGACCGCAACTGATCTTGCGAATGTGAAGGAAGGCAAAGGAACCGTTTTATTAAGGCTTTTCTACCAACTGTTTCTTCATTTGGATAAAATGGACCGTATTGATTTTATCAAACGCGAAAGAAAAATGGTTTCCGATTTGGTGAAAAAAATGGACACTAGATTCAAAGTTGATAAAATTGAGGAAAAAGAAGAGGGGCCTACCGTCGATTTTTTGTCAAAACCTTTACTAAACGAGAAGCATTTTATTGAGTGGCAGAGAAAGAAAGCCGAAGAAGTAAAGGAGACCTTTGCATATTTACGTCATAAATATGTTAAGGCACTGCAGAATATAGAAGAAAAGAAGACGCCATGTTATTACCCCACATCAAAACCCAAAAAGCTTACTGAAAAAGACAAAAAAGATATGGAaatattttcaaagaaatttcCTTGTGAAACCAAAAACTATACGTACGAGGAACTTTTAGAAATGGAAAATAAGGCTGCTGAAGAAAGTAAATCGCTGATGAGTTCTGAATGGGCTCAAAATTACATGGAAAATCTTTATACTAGGATGCACAGAAAAGCTGACTCTGAGGAATTCCAAAAACAAATGACCAGCGCGCTCAGCAGCTCAATGTGGAACCAGACGATCAACGAAGAAGAAACCAGCCTTGATACAGAACTCGCTAAGAAAGTATTGAAACTGTCGCAGTTTGAAAAACAAATGTGTACACAAATAATGGAGACTAAGCAACAAGCTCGTAATTTGTTTCAAAACAGGGTCAGAGCTCAAAATGAGTTTGCCGAGCAAAGGAAAAAACAATTTGATCAGTATCTTGACAATATCAAAGAGCACATTAATTCGGCCCTAGACGAAATAGGTTTTGAGAAATCTCGACAAGATATGCTGCATAAGAGACTATATGCAGAAAAAATGAAAAGAAAACGACAACACTATTACGAGATATGCTATGAAACTATGCTATCAATTGTTGATTATGCGACCAGGTATGCTTATTTCAAAAAACTTATTGGTGATGATATTCCTGAACACTACATTCATGAGTGGAAAATgctgtatttaaaaaaacaacctaTTTTTGAAATATTAGAACCCACAGAAGACCTTCTTAACGAACCTGCCCTTGAAGAGGAGGTGCTTCCAGAAGTTGAAGAAATCATAAGGCTAGAATTGGACAGGCAAGAGGCAATGAACGATGGCGAATTCTTGGAGTATCATAATTATACTGGACCTTGGAATTTGGACCATTTGATTCCTAATTTTGACCCAGAGTCCGAggaaagaaaatttgaataccTCGGCACGCGTGTACTAGGTCACGTTGTGTATACATTACTGGAGATAAAGTACCCTTACCCGCCACCCAGACTTCCTGCCGATCTGCCGGAGTTTACATCTAAGGCTATTTTGCGTAACCTACCTGACAGAGCCATAACCACTGCAATGCAAACATTACTGGACTATAGGCGTATACATGTAGTTCGTATCGAGGCTGCTATTAACTACtgtctaaaacaatttaaaactgAAATGGTAGGGTGCACAGATATTGAGCTATCATTCGATAAATTTGTCCTCGCCGCTCAAGAAGAGCCCGAGAAAGAGCTAATCAGGTTAATGAAATCGGATGATGAAAGAACGAGTAAAAGTCTAGAACCTCTTCCTGTCATTGGTACCCCACCTCCTAACACTAAACAAACACAAACACCAAAGACACTACCCGAGGAAGAAATAGTATTATCTACACCTGCGGAATTAGGAAAATATGCTTACCAGGTTTTAAGCGGTGGTGACGCATTAACAGATTACTTGTTGGCCGCTATGATTGTGGAATATATAAAAGCCCAAGATGATATAAAGGGGTttgttataataaactaccctaATTCATATAGAACAGCCCAAATTCTAGAAGAGACGTTTTCCGGATGTGCTCCTCCAGGTGAAGAAAGCTTAACAGATAAAGATGACATTTACTTAGAGGAAGCGATTGCAAACCATCGCAAAGTTGAAAAGGATCAATATAAAGAGATACGTAAATCGATGCTTGTAAATAATCCCCATAAAAGACAGAATGAAAAACCATTTGAAAGCTACTTTACATGTTATATCCAATTAAAAGAAACAGAAGATATTCTTCAAGAGCTAGTTATTTGGGATTTAATCGAAGAAAATTCGGAGCTAATAGAAAGATTTTACTCTGTTTTAGGGATTAATTACAGTATGTACTATGAATTCATCGAAAAAGATTTTTTGGCACAAATCTGCAAATACATAATAGGGGACTGTATTGCGTCTGTGACGTCAAACTCTGATATATTATTTGGTGAAAATGTATTAAGTAATCTCAATTTTCCGTCTTCTACTGATAAAAGAACGAAATCAAAAATTCTAAAACCCGAGATAGCCGGAGGCAAATCAAGAGACTTAGCAGGTAAATCTAAAACGAATCATTCAAAACAGTCAATATCACAATCAGGCCTGAACGTGGTCAAAAACCCGTCTTCTGCAAACATTTCGCAAGAAGATACTTTAATTGCGATTGAAGCTGAAGAGCCAGTCTCAGTAGAATCCGAAAATGATGAACTTGCGGAAGAAGTAACAGTTTTGGCTGGAGAGGAAGACTGGGACTACGGTAATATACCCTTTTCACAATCAATCGGAACAGCGTTAGCTACCTGTTGGGAagaagtagaaaaaatatatctcaACGACATAAAACAGCTATTCTTTGCTATTCGCCTGCAGATGAATAGTTTAGCGCTTTACGTCAGATTCATCAAAGATAAGATGACTCAAATCATCACACTGCCGTCAAACAAACAGGATATAGTAAGCCAATTTCAAAAGGAGTATAATGAATTTGAAAGCGATTGGAGAACCGTCGGTGTTACAAAAAATGAATGGCACTGCAGAGTGAAAGATTTACAGAGTAAACTTTACCATATTTGCGATGAAAGAAAATTACACGCGGAACAAAAAAGACATACCTTTATTTTGGATAATTGGGCAATGGAAGAGCTTACTGCTATGGCTAATTCGTACATCTCGTGCATGCAAGCGGAAGTAAATAG GTCAATATTATCTTTCCAAGCTCTTCATGACTTTTACTTTGCTCAACTCAAAAAATTGCCTCCGAACGAACGGCTGTCAAGCAAAGagttaactaaaataaattatgacctATCGGATGAAGCCGAATCCGCAGCAACCAAGAAATCCAGTGGAGAAGACAAAGTTTTCAGACAGTTAAGAACAGCATTTCTTGACCTACAGATAAAGAATATCCAAATTGATTATAGTAACAATCCATTTAATATTATCTTGGACAATAATGCCAAGTTTGCGTTAAAAGTGATCAAAGAGACTAATGATTCTTATCGCTCTCTCATTAGTAAGGAATATACTGAACTTGCTAAGCTAGTGTCAGCTCCTAAGAAAAAAGAAGAGTCATCTTCCGACCAATCAGTAACATCAGAGGAAATATTCAAGGCTAATGTACTAAAATGTATTGATGAATGGACAATGGGTATCAATGGTGAAATGTACAGGGCCAGCTTACGCATACTAGCCCTCCAGTATAAATGCTACCAGGACATGAAGTTATTCAATGACATAATTTACAAAACGTTTATGCTAGTGCAAAACgaaatcaatacatattatttgaACGAAATTGAATCCGTAGATCGCCTTTGTAAATATATTCAACTAGCTGTTGAAGATAGTAGGAGAATTCCAGAAAGTCTTATTTTGGAGCATGACACATTCATTATTGATCCTAATCTTCTGCAGTTTCCACCTCCGGCACCGCCTGCTACGCCTCCAATTGATGACTACGTGTCTGACATGGAATTTAAAGTTGCTCAATTGGAGCGTTTGAGGTCTCAATTCAAGATTGTCGCTCCATCAGGAATTGCACTACAGCAGGCATTTATATATCTCGTACAAGACTTTCTAATATTTGGCCACGAAACATGTGACGGCTCACTAGTTCCACAAAAATGGAAGCGGTTAGATCCCGAACAAGTGCCAAAATTGGTATTCCAGATGTTCGGAGACACTGCTTACGTGGATTGGAGAGATTTCCTGATTTACTGTACAAATTTAAGATTTCCATCTGTAGAAGAACTACTCGATTTGCGCCATGAATTCCGCTGTATTGATCGGGATTCGACAGAGCTTATCAAAAAAGAAGGTTTCATTACGACAGAACTATGGTTCGAACGAGACTTTGACACACAAGACCCATGTGAGCAACTGAGAAAGAACCTAATCAAAGAGTTTCTATTTAGCCTTTATGAAACCTCAAAAGATACGATGAATTATTCAGCACTTCTGTTAGCTTTATGCAAAAGTCCCGATCCAATTGAGGGTTTTGCTGCAGCTCTATCTGTGGCAGTTGGAAAAAAGGTTTGTCACTCGTATGAAGAATGCAACGAAATCGTTTGCCATTTaattaaagataaaaaatatcgaGATGCTTGTCGCGCATGCGCTCTAGAATGCACCAATCGTCTACTAGATAAAATTATATCCAATGTAATTGATATATGCGTGGGCACTACTATAACAGAGTTGCAGTATGACCCTGTAGTTGAAAGTAAGAAAGGTAAAAAAGGAGGAAAGGAAAAGGGATCGGCCTCAAAATTAAAGAAAGGTGAACAAAGTACGTCGCAAAGCGCTCGTTTGTCCAAAGAAAATAACCTAAACATAGCGAGTACAGCCAAAGTGCAATCAGCGGTTGAAGTGCGATACACGTATATATGTCCACCTTGTCAAGAGGATGAGCCCGTGGACGAGAAACCACAGGAATTAAAAGTCGAAGAGGAAGAAAAGATGTTGCCTGAGGAAGATCCTAATATAGCGTACGCCGTGAGCCAGAAAGTGATCTGGAATGTGCTAGAGATTTGTTTGCCTTGGCACTTCGTTCTGCTTCCTGAAGAAAAGGTAACTCCATACAAGGATCAAGTGCGGGAAATCTTGGAGCGTCTCGAAGTGGAGACGGACAATGGAGACATCTATGTCGTCCATTTCCTCAAAGAACCGGTCATTTGCAAATTATTGCATAAAGCGAAAAAATTCACAGCTATGAGCTTGCTGGAAGAAGTGCGTAAAATGGTATTGtaa
- the LOC134654151 gene encoding uncharacterized protein LOC134654151, with protein sequence MNLDNLDKALHDLGMLSAITEARRDYLHESKSNYGMMRLNTRYVSNVTVGYCMKRVTNKNRLCPYVLPMRHRTKSENSDAIATDMADSGRDYLNTLLEPSTSGCSTTFDSTKWSAKRCQSLENLNISVEPQPSPDTPELDGMSTRIQKLQVDE encoded by the coding sequence ATGAATCTAGACAACTTGGATAAGGCGCTGCACGATTTGGGCATGCTGAGCGCTATAACGGAGGCCCGGCGGGACTACTTACACGAGTCCAAATCTAATTACGGTATGATGCGACTGAACACGCGCTACGTCTCTAACGTCACCGTGGGGTATTGTATGAAGCGAGTTACCAACAAAAACAGACTATGTCCTTACGTGTTGCCGATGCGACATAGAACGAAGAGCGAAAACTCGGACGCGATCGCCACCGATATGGCTGACAGCGGGCGCGATTACTTAAACACCCTTCTGGAGCCTTCTACGAGTGGATGCAGCACCACGTTCGACAGCACCAAGTGGTCCGCGAAGCGCTGCCAGTCCCTCGAGAACCTTAACATCTCCGTGGAACCCCAGCCTAGTCCGGACACCCCAGAACTGGATGGAATGTCAACACGCATTCAGAAGCTTCAAGTTGATGAATGA